The following proteins are co-located in the Theropithecus gelada isolate Dixy chromosome 19, Tgel_1.0, whole genome shotgun sequence genome:
- the SDHAF1 gene encoding succinate dehydrogenase assembly factor 1, mitochondrial gives MSRHSRLQRQVLSLYRDLLRAGRGKPGAEARVRAEFRQHAGLPRSDVLRIEYLYRRGRRQLQLLRSGHATAMGAFVRPRAPTEEPGGVGSQPDDGDGPRNPHDSTGAPETWPDGR, from the coding sequence ATGAGCCGGCACAGCCGGCTGCAGAGGCAGGTTCTGAGCCTGTACCGCGATCTGCTGCGTGCTGGACGCGGGAAACCGGGCGCCGAGGCGCGAGTTCGGGCCGAGTTCCGGCAGCACGCGGGCCTGCCGCGCTCCGACGTGCTGCGCATCGAGTACCTGTACCGCCGCGGGCGGCGCCAGCTGCAGCTGCTACGCTCGGGCCACGCCACCGCCATGGGCGCCTTCGTACGCCCGCGGGCCCCGACCGAGGAGCCTGGCGGCGTGGGTTCCCAGCCTGACGACGGCGACGGTCCAAGGAACCCCCACGACAGCACGGGGGCACCGGAGACCTGGCCCGACGGACGGTGA